The DNA region TAAGAGTTATTAGTAAAGGATTCATTGTTTTGCCTCAACACACCTACCTGGTGTAACCGGATCACATAATCAGCACTCAGCCAATCATATGAGTTCTGccttcatttcaaaataagagcgcACTGTGACCCAAGATGATCATCAAAGGAAATACAAATCAATCCTCAAACTGCTCTCATGCAACCAAATCAGCTGGATGAAGAAGAACAGGACAAAGGGCTGTAATGAATGAATATAAATTCAAACTTTGAGCTGCTCATGTGTCAATGTTGCCTCTGATCCTCTAATGTGCCTCCtggattttatttcatttgcagAACAAAGCGTTTCAAAATGTCCGTGTTTATGTTGCGTGTTTCTCCAATGTCTTCGCTCAGCAGCCAGTAAACTAGTTATTAGTCTGGTAGTCGAGGCGCTAACCTGCAGCTGCCACTCTCAGAGTCCAGAGTCAGCACTGTGCCAGCAGCCCCACCGTCTTCAAATGGAGTACGTTGAATTAATAAGAGCTGCAAGAAGCGGTGCGGGTTGGTGGGCCCTTGGTAATAAATTTTGCCATGGGCCCCtgaaaagccccccccccccctgccccctTGCTTAAGCAgcagcacacacgcacacacacacatgtttacagtaAGTCAATACAGTATGTCTCTGCAGTGTTTGCCTTTGTCACATGAAGACAAATAGAGAACTGTGGACTCGTGTTTGTACATGTCCACATACGTATATTTCTGTTTGCACAATTGTAAGTAAAGTTAAGAAAAGGTACTTCCAGGAAACGGACCAGAAATCTGTGTAAAACGCCTCTGTATGTGCGTCCACAGGTCTGTCCCCTGATCCATGCATGAACCGGGGAAATATAATTCATTACAAACACTTGTCTTATCTTTGCTTAGTTTCTTAGAGGGCAGAACTTCTCACAGTGTTGGCATAgtaattatttgtgttttaaagtaaaggCTCCCAAAGCGAATAACATTCTTTCTCATCTATATTCAAAGAGTTTCTGCAAGAaatttagctttttgtttttatgctatTGTGCAAAAGTGCAGAATCTGTCCTTGAAATGTGGCTTTGTGTTGTTCGGTATATAATTAACTATTCATCTCAATACAGATGTAACTAAGTTAAGGTGCTGTTCACGAAGAAAAACATGGTTAGCCATATTAACATCATCCTTTTGTCCAATCTGTAGTCACAGTTTCAAACTCTAAACCCAATGAGCAGAACATCTGATCTCAATATGCAGACAATTAACACACTTCCACTCAGCATGCCACACATAAAAACCTTCAACATAGTAGAAACCAGGgggtcaaacatgcggcccgggggccaaaacagGCCCACCAGTGAGTCctatccggcccgcgggatgactttgcaaagtgtacaaatgagttgttttgatcataaagtaaaatactgttccagatacctgtgactaaatgtgttgtgtctttgtaggttgttcataatgtttagtaaaaagatcaaattggaacattttcagaatgaactttcttgcactaagacgaagggaaacatgtggagttgtggttatttacaggttgtcATGATGTGATGTTgctgctccggcccacttgagatcagattgtgctgcatgtggcccctgaactaacatgagtttgacacccctgctctaaacctTCTGCTTCTGCATCTGCTGCAGCTCAAAAGCTATATTGAAATAGCTGATGAGCTTCTTTGAGCTGATTGAAGGTGTTAACAGACTGCCAGGAGTGGATAAGGAAAGTGTGCATAGCGAGAGACAACATACTGTGCAGTCAGATGAAGAGAGATTAGAACAGGACATTGCATATTTGTGGATCCCTTCTGTGCCTttctactgtatgtatgtattttattgttatattacatcacagttcatttagcgacttataataagtgcaaacaatcacgaggACGCAACTCGGAACAGCGAGAATCTTCTGAGTACATCTTCTAATAGGTGggatcattttaagtgcagtaaaATCGCTGCGCATTTGTAACTAaagtgtatttttgatttttttgaCGATATCCGGAAGCAATTGCATGTTGCTAATAAAGCTTTTAGTGCAACGTTTCAATTGTACATTCTACAGTACAGATGATCCGTTAGCTGTTACACTGTATGTTCccagaaacgcacacacacaagaaaccaGAAAATGTAGAATGATtgacagtaaaaataaattaaataataaaaacaatggatTTCATATTGTCTATTGTGTTCAGGTAGAACTGAGAACTTGTGCTATAGACTGTAAGTTGTATGTTTTGTCGGGTTTGCTGTGTTTTCATAGAGTAAGTGTATGAAAAGATTTAGAGTTGGtatttaataaactaaatgtggTTTAATGCAGAACATTAATTGTGTGATGAAGGtgttttgctgtgttttaaaatataaataaactctTGTTAGCAATTGTAATTATGATCCTGCTCTGATTGGACAGGTAGGCGTGTAAAACAAGCGAACAAcaaatctaaattaaatataaactgaaacataattGAAGTCAACGTCTTGTTAAAAGTATGTGTGCAAAGTTTAGTGTCCTTCACAGCACAAACTACTGGGATAAGGTGACGCATTAGAAAGGCTCCACAGGGTGATTCAAAGGTGATTTGCTCTTCTTATCAGGTaaatgtgcgtgcgtgtgtgtgtgtgtgtgtgtgtgtgtgtgtgtgtgtgtgtgtgcgcgtgtggtTTGGTGTTTGTAAAATATGTGGCCGAGCTGCAGGAATAACCATTTGCATGCGGAGTGCGGTGGTCTGCGGGTTGGCTGAGCTCTCGCGCCGCACTGATCGACATACAGTAAAGTCTCCGGGTAATAACACCGAGCACAGATCCTGCTGCTCCCGTGTCGATGCAAATACACCGTCACCACCACCTGTGGTAATACCTGATGCAAATACCCAACGCTTACATATAAATCCCAGTCAAGGAAAAGGAACACATCCAAAGATTTCACCTTGCTGCGTGCATCCTGCAGACAACTTCAGGCTAGGATTAATGCTTGGATTAGTAAAACAAAGGATTCGTCTGCAGCCAAAGGGTATTGAGTCAGCCAACGTGTTGTGAAGACTAGCGAGCACAGACAGTGGAAGCACAAACGAGGGCTGAGCCGGAATAGTTTTTTGCTTAGGAAGATTCCTAACTGAGAggtgcttcctttcttatctcctttaggATAGGGAACACTGCACCATCGTTTACCAGAGGAAAGGAGATCATTTAAAGTAGTATACAGTTAgatacattaaaacacatcctCCTTAGGaggtgtgattgtgtgtttgacagGAATCCTTACTTGAATGGTACTTTATTAAGTTTGTCACTGTATCCTACATCCGTCCACCGTCTTGCAAGGGCAGTCAGTGCAGATTCTTCTTTCCCTACGTCCTAATGAACTCTGCTTCACATCTCTGGAAAAGTGGTTAGAAAAAAGACATTGGACGACATGTCTAGTACGACCGCAGCCCTTGAGTGATGACAAGCCTCATGTGAGCCCTGAGAGCTTTATTTGAGTTAAGAAGGTATGTTCCTTTCCCTTGTGCTCTAACCTACTTACCTCAGCAAGACTTGACTTTTCTTTTGCATATTagacttcatatatatatattcttaaccATATTAGAAGATGTTACACAATTGAGTCTATTTGGAtctgttttatgtatttcagaAGCTTAATTGAGTCAATCTTTTTTCCCCAGGCCGCACCGACAAACCGAGACTGAATTCATTTTGTCGAAGCAGAAATGAAGAATCCTCTGGTTTGGAGTATACTTGACTTCTTGATATCTCTGtgaacaaagcaaaaacaaaacacttcagaACTTCAAGACTGCTGGGAGTCACAAAGAGGAGGAACGTATAATAAGCTTTCCAGTGCAGTTGTGTTCCGGGGGAACATCGTCGTCATGTACAGGGCGATTAAATTGAGCATCTGGGTACTGACAGGTCTGTTGGCCATCACCACCGTCTTCTTTAATGTCTACATCTTCCTGATGAGTCTGTGGAACtacaagcagaagaagaagaggagtcCCAGTGAAACCATCATCCTGGCTCTGTCGGTGGCCGACGTGGCTCACCAGCTGGTCTGCTACTTCTGGATGACCATGGATGAGGTGGACAGTAAGTGCCGCATCAGCGAGATGCCCTACACCATCATGCTGCTGTTGATCTACAGCCTCAAGTTCACCATCATGTGGGACACCAGCTTTCTCACTTTTTACTACAGCACCAAGCTGGTGAACACGCCCAATCGCTGCTACACACAGATCCAAGACGCCATCCTCAAGCACGTGACCTTAGTCGTTTGCCTCGTCCCTCTGTGCGGCCTGGGCACCTGCATGCCGATGCTCGTGGTGTTTCACTCTGAAAACATCACGGCAGCTAACAAAGACTGCGGGGTTTTAACGCCAAGTACCCAACTTGGCAAGTTCTACGAAACCATTTATCTGCTTCTCGCTGATGTGCTGCCCGGGGTGCTGATGGTGAAATGCtgcttctccatctctgtccaccTGGCCACCCATCTCCGCCAGATGAAAGTCAGCAGCAACGGAGCCCACGGGCCAAAGCTGGGCTCTCAGATGAGGGTGATCCGGATGGCTTTATCTCTGGTGGCcgtcttcatcctcttccttgTGATCGACCTGTACGTCAACTACCAGATATCGGTGAACCACGAGAACATCCTGACGCTCACGTTCTTCTTCACGTCCATCTACACGACGGTCACCGCCGTGGTGCTGATCTACGGGAAGAAGACGTTCTGGAAAGCTCTGCTGCACGAGTTTAACGTCTTCCTGGACGAATATCCGTGTTTGTCTCGTCTGAAGGTGCCTGAACAAAAATCTAAAGCAACCACTCCTGCAAAAGTTCAAACCTGACACAATCGGCTTCTCTTTGAAATCAATTGGTCATTGTCTGAACTTATTAAAACTTTGAAGTAACTTATTCTTTTATCTTTTGTGCTAGCAATTACAGTAATGACCGCTGTCCTGCTTCATCACCATTCATAACAATTGAAGGTATTTTAGTTGTAAGCCCGTTAGAGCAGAGAGCTGCACAGACCACAGCAGCCAGCTCTCCATCAAACTCACACGCTCATCGCATTGCACCTTTGAATGTTAATAATTCAGTCGAACAAATAATAGTCAGGCCAGTAAAATAGATCCCCAAGCATGATGTAACTCCGTGCCCatctaaaaatgttaaaaaatacatGTGACTTCAGTAAGAGTACAGagcatattaataaaacaagaaaGTACGCCCGGCCTGaattctcttcttttcttttcttgtttctcgTCAGTCAGGTTGCAGATAGTTTAAACTGTAAACGgggacaacagagagaaaaacccAAACTTTGTGGGTAAATGCCACCTTCTTTTGTGTATCTGTTCAGTGGTCCTCAACAGAAGTGTGCACGCCTGTACTCCACAGCTCCcaggtgtgactgtgtgtaactgccactgtgtgtgtgtgtgtgtgtgtgtgtgtgtgtgaagctgggAGGTCCTGCAAAGAGCAACCATGCCAAGCAAACCTACCCTGTGTAAGTAgggggtttaaaaaaaaagaaaagtgcagcAGACCTCTTTGCAACGGTCCATTAGTTCACACCCCATGGCCTCGCCAAATGAGGTTCAAAGCAGAGATACAATAGTGCAGCTAATCCCACGCCACACAGAGGATCTGGATCCCTCCTGCAGCTAAATGGACAAAGTAAGAAAGGGCAAATCTTCCTTTGATGCACGGGGGAGTTAAGACGTACCAAGGACTCGGCTTCCATCCCATcccctgtctttctctctctgttggaGGGAGTTGGGTTTGGCAAGACAGGGGCAAAAACAGCTTAATATGACACAATACTGGCCAATACAGATGCAATACTGTACAATGTAATATCATTTATTCTCTATCTTTGCACTTCCTCGGGAAATGAAGCACTTAGATCCTTGGAATTGAAAGTGgcaatacaacaatgtaaaagtaGTCTATTATAAGTCCTTCATTCAAAATCTtaggaaaaaaaagcaaaatgtacttaaagtgtcaaaagtaaaaaaacctATTTTGCAGAAAAACTTGCTTTATGTATAAGAGTGTTCCAACCGATGTAGCGCTGTGGTTGTTCCTCGCACTGCTCACTTTAGCTGCCAGAATACTCTGAAGAGGTGATTGCTCTTATCCAATCCAGGTAACCACCTCCTCTTTCACTTTCAATATTGTTGTAACTTTGCAAATGTGTGCCAATTTAGGAATTCATTTGGAAGAGCTTAGACCAAGCTTGCCTCTCAATAAAGTCATAATTTAAATTGTGTCTATCATATGTTTTAATGTCAAATCTAAATCTGAAAAGTCACTATAGCTGTAGCTGACACATGTAGTGGACAATTCTGAAAGATTGAAATACTCaagaaaagtacaagtacctctaaATTGTAAATAAAGGTAGTTATATTCCCCCCTCTGTACAAAGTTTGCAACCATCTGTGTACATAAGATCTAATAAAGTCATTAATTGGATATTAGGTACACACTCTGCTGCTCTTTTTTATTATGTCTATTTAAGATGtgtattaaatgttaatattttagcATTTTCACCCCAACCATTTGGCccactttgtacttatttattgtttcttatCTCATGTAATTCTCGCCCATGGCAGAGGAAGTTAAGTGCATGCGTGTCTGTGAAAGCCGAAGACAGATTTCCATATGCGGGGACAATAAAGATgtcttttctcctctgctggGAAAAGCTTTCCAACTGCTTTCCATTTAGTGTTTCGTCTCAAGGTAatggaaactgtgtgtgtgtgtgtgtgtgtgtgtgtgtgtgtgtgtgtgtgtgtgtgtgtgtgtgtgtgtgtgtgtgtgtgtgtgtgtgtgtgtgtgtgtgtgtgagtgacctCAGTCTCAACAACTCAAAGTTACACACAGATGTGTCAGTGGTGTAGTCAGCTGAGAGGTGGCTGGATGGACGTCTGTGATGCACATGAGAGGAACAGAACTGTTCTGATTGATTCCCTCCGATTTCTTTACAGCATGAAGCTGTAAATACGTCCAAAGTATGCCAATTGTTTCCATGGAGATGTTCCTGTGCATCCAGCACAAACCTGGCAGCTGCAACGCCGCTCTCCTTGCATGGGTGAGCTTCTCTTCAAATGGTTATCGCTCCTGAGACTCTCAGGGAGAGTGATATCTCATATTTCACCATCTGACAGGAAGGAACAGGCCATTAGCACGACCAGCACCCATCACATGAACTCCTCCCTGCAGACGGCCTCCCCAAATGAACCCTTTTCAGATAAAGAGGCCTTGTTTTCCTGCACCGACTGTAATTGTATTGGTGAAACATAAATCACCACTTCCATGCCAGTTTGTTAGATGTTTTGAGCTCGAATGGGTCATTTTTCACACTATCAGCAGCGTCCAAATGACTGTCTGTGTGAGCTCTGAGTCTCCAGCGAGGGCACAGAGAATAATCTGTATTCACTGCGTTGACAGGATTGTGGTtaagagatggagaagatgcCGTTCTAAGACAATCAATGTCAACAAATAAACAGGAGTTTGCAGTTCTTtcaataaatctttatttttgttcagtCAACAACAGCTTGTTCATAAAAAAGATCATTATATATCTCTTGAGGCattgtttgtataaaatatatttgatgcTTGTTAGGAAATGTGTACCGTACAAAAAAAGTGAATCCCttgtaaaaatgatttaagatctaaagatagaaaaaaaaaactgacaaCTTAATTATAGATTAAAATTGATCATTTGTTCAAAACATGAATAGATGCATCGCTCTGAAGGAACATGAATTGTATTGCTTCTTCAAAGATTTAAACGGCACACAGTAAAGCGTTGAAATTAGACTCAATTTATGCTGCAAAACAAATACGCTCGGAACACACTGGGTgtgcaaatgcaaaacaatgaGCTCATTAAAATTCAATGAATAGCAATAATTTAAATTTCAATAATGAATCGATTATAAAAAATCTGCCAAGACctgaaatataaaactaaagTGAACTTCAAAGCCACTTATACTTGTACCATACAGCGTTTAGGGTTCTTAAAAAGGACCAGTTTGAAACTTTGTGAAGAGTTTATTTACTATCTTGGcgagagttagacgagaaggtcgataccactctcatttGTACAGTAAATAAGTAGCTGGAGCCAGCtcctggttagcttagcttagcataaagactggaaacaaggggaagCAGCTAGCCTTGCTCTGTGCGAATTTTCACGCCTAAGGTTTTGCATACATTAAACacatatgatataatatgttcATTAGTGAGCTTAAGTGGTGGCGGGCAGATTTTGTTCCCTTTACACCGAGCTAGGCTAACTGTTCCCTGCCGTTTCCagtccttatgctaagctaagctaatcagaAGCTGGCTCCAGCTACATCCAGACGTGAGAGTTgattttctcatttaactccCGGCAAGAGaaagcatttcccaaaatgtcaaactatccCTTCTAGGCAACACGTACTTCCACTGACatcatcgtcgtcgtcgtcaGTGACATTATTTATCGTAAACATCAAACAAATGCATACTCTGCAACACATTCATTAATGCCATCCAGTGTCTCTAAAAGTTTGGGTTTGATCATCATAATATTACTGAACACCATCatcagacacaaaataactacaaactAACAGTTCTGTGCATTATTATTCCCTGCTCGTGATCAAGATCGACGTGTATCTCATGCAGCTTGTTCCTGTTCAAACATGGACTCCCGGTAAACAGCTACTGTAGGGGGAAGGAATTCATCCAGTGTCACTCCAGCacataaaagctaaatattacATTGCAGCATTGGTCGTTCCTTTTCCCTGCGAGTGATTTAAGTCTGTACAACATACTGACTTTTCTTCAAGAAAAGCATGTAATCACTTTTTCATTagctatataaaaaaaagcacTGAATCCAAGGCTGTAGTGAACACATGTACCCAGAACCATATATTCATTTCTGCGCAGCAGTACCCTCTTACGAAGTAACCCCACATACATTGAAAAACATGAGCTAAAACTTGAGAACAAAGAACTGCTTGGAATTATATTAGTGACTTGCATCagaaatctttttctttttttttcaaatcttgCAAACACCCCACGTAGATGGTCCTGCATCGGTGGCATTTCCACCTCGCCACAAATGAAACGGCACTCTTATCACAGCTCAGGCAGAGAAGTAGTGACATTTTTAAAGCCTGTGTGTAGGTGAAGCCTTAGTGGGGGGGGTGCTCATATGTGGGGAACATCGACTTCCGTGTTTTCgggggcggaggaggaggcttGCTCTCAATTTTCATTGGTAGTGGAGGAGTGAACTGTGGGGAAAGAGATAAAAGAGTTCATCTTAGGGCTTcaagtcaaaataaaaacagaatatctTAACGTTTACACATCATTAAGTATGCATTAGTGAGGGGGTGCTGTTTTCTCCAAGCGGCTTTACCTCTGAAGGGAACCCGGAGTTGTCAATCTCATGCGGGTGTTTCTTCGGAGGCATGGGTGGGGGGGTCCCTGGGGTGTCAATGGTATTGACATCATTGTCACTGAGAAGCGATGAATAACCTACcacaggaaagaaaagcatttcaGACTGTATGCAtctgcgtgtgtgcgtgtgtgtgtgtgtgtgtgtgacctgatTAGGGCTATAGACCTGAATGTGCTTACACAAAGTTAGTAGACCTGGTATTCTTCCTTTTCTGTGTGCAAGGCATATTTcttagagaaataaaaaatgatgacATGCAATGTGGTGTACGTCAGAGCGGGAGGTTTTGGCTACATACTGGAGCTGCGTGGTGTGCGAGGCGTCTGTGGAGAGGAAGGTAGCGGGCTGAGAGGGTTAGACATGCTGAGCTGGGATGAAACACCGTGGAACAGGGAGAGGGTGAGCCGTCGGTCTCCTAATTGTAAACTCTTGGGTCTCGGCTGCTTCTCTGGAGGAGTCTGGAATAAACAAAAGATATAAGCAAAACAGTCGAGCATAACGCTCACAACTGAGTTACAGAAACTCAGTATTATGATGGTTTTATAAACAGCTTATAGAATCACCTGAGTGGAGGTGTGTGGTCACAGAAATAGCagaacttatatatatatatatatataaatagcaCCTGAACATAAGGCCTTACCTCATCTGCATCTGATTGCCTCTCCAGAAGGACCTGGGATTTGCTCACGCTCCATTCCTTCCTGTTCTTTCGAGAAATCCTGTTGTCCTCCTCCGAGCGGGACAAAACCGAGGTCCTGCGATCGCTGGGACGGGACAACAAGGAACTGCTCGTGAAGAATCAGGggcagagaaagagatgcaCAAAGATGTACAATCAAAAAAGGCAAACTTCTGATTTGAGCAAAGACTAAACAGTTTGAAGAAAGCAGTGACTGCAACACAACGAGCCCCATGCTCTTACATTTCTGttaacagaaagaaatgaagtCAACTCCAGATGCACCAAACGTTCTGAAACCTTCAAGATAAAATCCTGTGGCTGTTTATTATTACACTATATAAGTGCAGGTGTTGTGCCGTGTGCGAATACAAATTGGAGAGATTCTACCAAATAAAGTctgtaagaagaagaacttcCGCAGTAGTGGTATAGAAGTAGTTAAATAAACTGAATCATGTGACTTTCcatcatcataataatcattataattactctaaaacatataatatgcaataagatatcaaatataaatttgattatatgatattcatgtatttgtttttatgttcctcaagtttaaaacttatttttgtggactgtaaaaacaaaatgtttttttcttacctAAGAGAAGAGCAACAATAAGAAAGCATTGGTGAGcactaacaacaataagaaagcattgatgagcactaacaacaataagaaagcaTTGGTGAGCACTAGCAACAATAAGAAAGCATTGGTGAGCACTAGCAACAATAAGAAAGCATTGGTGAGCACTAGCAACAATAAGAAAGCATTGGTGAGcactaacaacaataagaaagcaTTGGTGAGCACTAGCAACAATAAGAAAGCATTGGTGAGcactaacaacaataagaaagcaTTGGTGAGCACTAGCAACAATAAGAAAGCATTGGTGAGcactaacaacaataagaaagcattgatgagcactaacaacaataagaaagcattgatgagcactaacaacaataagaacGCATTGGTGAGCACTAGCAACAATAAGAACGCATTGGTGAGcactaacaacaataagaaagcattgatgagcactaacaacaataagaaagcattggtgagcactaacaacaataagaaagcattggtgagcactaacaacaataagaaagcattggtgagcactaacaacaataagaaagcattgatgagcactaacaacaataagaaagcattggtgagcactaacaacaataagaaagcaTTGATGAGCACTAGCAACAATAAGAAAGCATTGATGAGCACTAGCAACAATAAGAAAGCATTGGTGAGcactaacaacaataagaaagcattgatgagcactaacaacaataagaaagcattggtgagcactaacaacaataagaaagcattgatgagcactaacaacaataagaaagcaTTGATGAGCACTAGCAACAATAAGAAAGCATTGGTGAGcactaacaacaataagaaagcattgatgagcactaacaacaataagaaagcattgatgagcactaacaacaataagaaagcaTTGGTGAGCACTAGCAACAATAAGAAAGCATTGGTGAGcactaacaacaataagaaagcaTTGATGAGCACTAGCAACAATAAGAAAGCATTGGTGAGcactaacaacaataagaaagcattgatgagcactaacaacaataagaaagcaTTGGTGAGCACTAGCAACAATAAGAAAGCATTGATAAGCACTAGCAACAATAAGAAAGCATTGATGAGCACTAACAACAATAAGagtaaatgtgttattttactgtattcTGCATGAGGCCCATTATCAAACAAGGGGAAAGGTAGACAAGAGGAAGCAGGGGACTGACTCTTGGGAAGAAATGCAGGAGGGTCCATCAGAGGATGCGGAGCCGCTGGAGAGGCCTGAGGAGGCGTTGGAGAGGGTTGAGACAGTAGACATGCGGCGCAGGGTGGAGGACAGGATGTAGGGCATCACTACTGAGCCCACACgactcttcttcctctcagtGAGCGAGCAGGGCTGAGACACACAAATGGGATTAAGCATCATCGGGGAATCTTGGCAGGGGAGGAGCACAATGACAGGCAAAACTCGGGTCACAAAGGACTTGCTAAAGGAAGATTTATGGTCCTGCGCTAATATAACGTACACTCTGCTTTGAATGAGAAGCGTTTGATAGGAAGGCAAGAGGGCCAATAGCTTAAGTTGGCACCCTCTTACATTAAATTGAGTTTGCGGCTGGCAACGCACCAAGGTTATGACGCCATAATGCTTCTCCACTTTCTCCCGAAGGTCTTGGAAGCAAGAAACCAGACGGTTGTGTAAGGGCTTCAGCTGCTCCGTCGTCTTCTCCCCGTGGATACGAATCCCATCTGCCAAGAGAGGGATCTAGGGAGGAAGACGGGCACTTTAGTATTCCATAACGTGTTCTGCTTTGAGGCCAGTGTCAATGACAATGATGGTGGAAGGATTTACCTGCAGGGCGATGAGCTGTTTAAGGACCTCAATGCGCTCGTGGTCCTCTGGGTGCTCTTGGATGTAGGTGTCTATAAAGAATGCCTACAGAggattttaaagctttttaaacAACCTTTTAAAATATAGCTGCGAGCAACAATGAACACGTTTCCACAGCAGTTTCCTCATGAATAAAACTTTGGAGCTCAAAATAAGCTGACCAGCCAGAAGACA from Cottoperca gobio chromosome 9, fCotGob3.1, whole genome shotgun sequence includes:
- the tas2r202 gene encoding taste receptor, type 2, member 202 produces the protein MYRAIKLSIWVLTGLLAITTVFFNVYIFLMSLWNYKQKKKRSPSETIILALSVADVAHQLVCYFWMTMDEVDSKCRISEMPYTIMLLLIYSLKFTIMWDTSFLTFYYSTKLVNTPNRCYTQIQDAILKHVTLVVCLVPLCGLGTCMPMLVVFHSENITAANKDCGVLTPSTQLGKFYETIYLLLADVLPGVLMVKCCFSISVHLATHLRQMKVSSNGAHGPKLGSQMRVIRMALSLVAVFILFLVIDLYVNYQISVNHENILTLTFFFTSIYTTVTAVVLIYGKKTFWKALLHEFNVFLDEYPCLSRLKVPEQKSKATTPAKVQT